Within the Marinobacter qingdaonensis genome, the region GAATGCCCCAGGGTGGCGGCCAGCTTGTCCTCGGTACGGTTCTCGAAATCGGACGCGTCGTGCCGTTCGTGCAACTGCTCCTCCGGCTCGCCCCAGGTCCGGTTGACCATGCGCCCGCGCTGGACCGCCGGCCGGTGGGCAATTTCGTCGGTCCACCGCAACACATTGGTGTAGGTGTGGGCTTCGAGGAATTCCGCGGCGTCGTAGACCTTGTTGGTCACCAGCGCGCCGTACCAGGGCCAGATCGCCATGTCGGCAATGGTGTACTCATCCCCGGCAATGAACTGGTTGTTGGCCAACTGACGGTCCAGCACATCCAGCTGACGCTTCACTTCCATGGTGTAGCGGTTGATGGGGTACTCGTACTTTTCCGGGGCGTAGGCGTAGAAATGGCCAAAGCCGCCGCCCAGCATGGGCGCGCTGCCCATCTGCCAGAACAGCCAGTTCAGGGTCTCGGTGCGCTTGGCCAGGTCCTTGGGCAGGAAGGCGTCGAACTTTTCCGCCAGGTACAACAGGATCGACCCCGATTCGAACACCCGAATGGCCGGATCGGTGCTGCGGTCCACCAGGGCCGGGATCTTGGAGTTGGGGTTTACCTCGACAAAGCCGCTGCCGAACTGGTCGCCATCGCCGATCTTGATGGGATACGCGTCGTATTCCGCCCCCTGCTTACCCAGCTCCAGCAGCTCTTCGAGCATCACCGTGACCTTGACACCGTTGGGCGTGGCGAGGGAGTACAACTGCAGGGGGTTGTCGCCAACCGGCAGCGCCTTGTCGTGGGTCGCGCCGGCGATCGGCCGGTTGATCTTGGCGAAGGTTCCGCCACTCTCGGCCTCCCATTTCCAGACCTTTGGCGGTGTGTAGGTGGGGTCACTCATATCAAACTCCTCTGCTGTCGAGCCGGGACCGCGCCGGTGCGCCATCCTGCGTAATTGCTGTAAGTCATACGCCGCTTAACGGGCGAAAGACCATCGACACTCCTCTTGCCGGTATCTCCCAGTTATTGGGCCGATACCGCCGTAATCAACAATCCCCTGCTATAGTTACTTTCAGTGGTTTTACACTCTTTCACAATCCCGTTCCTGCCGCTGGTCGGCGGCGCTACCGGAGACAAGGGAGTTTCCCCATGAAGCCGCAAACCCTCATGCTACGCCCGCTCCTGGCTCTGGGCCTGAGTGCCGCGTTGATCGCCTGCGCCGGTCCCGGCCCGAGACCCGACAGCCAACTGCAAATTGCTGAATCCTCCATCCAGCAGGCCGAAGCCTCGGACGCGCGCAAGTTTAACCCGGTCCTGCTGAACCAGGCCCAGAACCGGGTGGCCGACGCCAAGGAGATGATGGACCGCGAAGCCTACGGCCAAGCCAAGCGATTGCTGGAGAAAGCCGCCGTGGATGCACAACTGGCGGCGGCGCGCTCTGAGACCGAAAAAGCCCAACGCGCGGTGGCGGAAATCAATCGCAGTATCCGTGAGCTGGAAGCCCAGCTCGAGTCCAACCAACCCTGAGCCCGACAAGGAGATTGAGATGATGACTCGCAGACTATCCCTCAGCATCGCGGTCGGGCTGATTACCCTGATGACCGGCTGTGCCAGCTCGCCGCCCTACAACGCCAGCCTCGACCAGGCCCGGGCAAAGTACCAAAGCCTGGAGGAGAATCCGGACGTGGCCCGCAGCGGCGCCAGCCAACTGCGCGCCGCCAAGCTCCAGATTGACCGCGCCGAACGACTGCTGGCAGAGGATGAGGAGGTGACGGACGTTGAACACGCCGCCTACCTCGCCAACCGGCATGCGGAAATCGCCGAGCAGCAAGGCATGCGCGCCGCGCTGGAGGCCGAGGTGGACACCGCCGAGGAGCGTCGACGGCAGATCATGTTGCAGGTGAAAACCAACGAAGCGGAGGCCCTGCGGGCCCAGATGGCCGCCATGCAGGCGGAGCAGACCGAACGTGGCATGGTCCTGACCCTGGGCGATGTGCTGTTCGACCTCAACGAGGCCGAGCTGAAAGCCTCCGGGGAGCGCACGGTGGCGCGCCTTGCCGATTTCCTGATGAAGTACGAAAACCGGCGGGTTCGGGTCGAAGGCTACACCGACAGCACCGGCGACGAGGCCTACAACCAGCGTCTGTCAGAGCGCCGCGCCATGGCCGTATACGAGGCTCTGCTGAACATGGGCATATCCAGCGCCCGGGTTGAGGTGGAAGGCTACGGCGAGGCCTATCCGGTCGCCAACAACAGCACCAGCTCCGGCCGCCAGCAAAACCGCCGGGTCGAGATCGTGATTTCCGACGAAACCGGCCAGATCGAGACCCGCTGATGCGGGCCTCCTGGATCAGCGCAACATCCGCCGGAGGTTGGTTTTCATGGTGCTCCACACCGTCGGCGCATCCAGCTTCATCATGATTGGCAGGGACACGCCGTCCTGCCAATCCGGATTGAAGCCCTCGTAGCGGGCCTGCAAGGCCTGAATGCCGGTCGGCACCGGCCGGTTCTCCCCCTGGGGCACGCTCTGGTAGCGGATTACCCCCGCCTCCGGGTCCCAGTCGGCTCCGGCCTGCTCCCGGGAGAAGTCGGCCAGCACTTCCCGCTCCCAGTTCGGCGTCGCCGGATCCTGAATGGTCATGGCCCCGCCGAAGGTGCGGCTCAGGGACACAAAACTGGTGGGAAAGGCGAAGGCAATCACGTACAGCCGTCGCAGCCCATACCGGCGTAACAGCCCCGGCAACAGGCGCCAGGCCGCCGTCGTGATCTTGGGATGGCCACGCGCCGCAGTGCGCACGTAGTAGTACTTGGAATGGATCAGCAACGCCTTGCGGCCCGTCCGGGCGATGGGTTCGAAGGTGAAGGTGAAATACCCCTGCAACGCCCCATCGGCGTCCTCGAACAGCGCCAGCACCGTGCGCTCTTTCCGGCAGAAGCGGCAGAACCGTTGCCAGTCCTCCTGTTCCGGCAGCCGCAGGTCCAGATAATCCAGGCGCAGGCGCCACATGGCATCCAGATCGAGGTCTGACGCCTCGGGCCCCGAGACAATGCGGGCATTCAGTTTCAGGCGGGTTTTGGGTTTCTTGCTGGTCATGAAAGCAGTCTCGCTGTGGTCGTTCGACTCCGGCTCCGCCGGTTCT harbors:
- a CDS encoding DUF4398 domain-containing protein, translated to MKPQTLMLRPLLALGLSAALIACAGPGPRPDSQLQIAESSIQQAEASDARKFNPVLLNQAQNRVADAKEMMDREAYGQAKRLLEKAAVDAQLAAARSETEKAQRAVAEINRSIRELEAQLESNQP
- a CDS encoding OmpA family protein, which produces MMTRRLSLSIAVGLITLMTGCASSPPYNASLDQARAKYQSLEENPDVARSGASQLRAAKLQIDRAERLLAEDEEVTDVEHAAYLANRHAEIAEQQGMRAALEAEVDTAEERRRQIMLQVKTNEAEALRAQMAAMQAEQTERGMVLTLGDVLFDLNEAELKASGERTVARLADFLMKYENRRVRVEGYTDSTGDEAYNQRLSERRAMAVYEALLNMGISSARVEVEGYGEAYPVANNSTSSGRQQNRRVEIVISDETGQIETR
- the yghU gene encoding glutathione-dependent disulfide-bond oxidoreductase; protein product: MSDPTYTPPKVWKWEAESGGTFAKINRPIAGATHDKALPVGDNPLQLYSLATPNGVKVTVMLEELLELGKQGAEYDAYPIKIGDGDQFGSGFVEVNPNSKIPALVDRSTDPAIRVFESGSILLYLAEKFDAFLPKDLAKRTETLNWLFWQMGSAPMLGGGFGHFYAYAPEKYEYPINRYTMEVKRQLDVLDRQLANNQFIAGDEYTIADMAIWPWYGALVTNKVYDAAEFLEAHTYTNVLRWTDEIAHRPAVQRGRMVNRTWGEPEEQLHERHDASDFENRTEDKLAATLGHS